In one Thermodesulfobacteriota bacterium genomic region, the following are encoded:
- a CDS encoding 4-hydroxybutyryl-CoA dehydratase: MALKRGEEYIASLKALSLEAHVMGRREQALPDHPLISPSVRAVATTYDCAHREETRELFRAYSPLIDEEVNRFTHLHQSPEDLVKKVMMQRHCGNLTASCFQRCVGLDAANAVFSVTYECDEKHGTDYHRRFRQYWSYVQREDLVVDGAMTDPKGDRGRRPKDQRDPDLFLRVVDRRRDGVVVRGAKLHQTGMVNSHEIIVMPTTALSPEEKDWAICFAVPTHAKGITYLYGRQASDTRKLEGPGGLDVGNPRFGGQEVMAVFEDLFVPQERIFLDGEIDFTGKLVERFAAYHRQSYGGCKVGMGDILIGATALIARMNGVEAASHVRDKIVEMIHLNETMYACGIACSALGHRTPAGNYEVDLLLANVCKLNVTRFPFELARLAIDIAGGLIGTLPSAMELEDPKVGPYLQKYLAAAEGVAVVDRIRVLRLIENLVAGAGAVAYLIESVHGAGSPMAQRIMIGRHGEIEEKVKRVKDLLGIG, translated from the coding sequence ATGGCCCTTAAGCGCGGGGAGGAGTACATCGCCTCTTTGAAGGCCCTCTCTCTCGAGGCCCACGTGATGGGAAGGAGGGAACAGGCTCTGCCGGACCATCCCCTCATCTCTCCCTCGGTTCGGGCCGTGGCCACGACCTACGATTGCGCCCATCGCGAGGAGACCCGGGAGCTCTTCAGGGCCTACTCCCCTTTGATCGACGAGGAGGTCAACCGCTTCACCCATCTCCACCAGAGTCCCGAAGACCTGGTCAAGAAGGTGATGATGCAACGACACTGCGGAAACCTCACGGCCTCCTGCTTCCAGCGCTGCGTGGGCCTGGATGCGGCCAATGCCGTCTTCAGCGTCACCTACGAATGCGATGAGAAACACGGGACGGATTATCACAGACGATTTCGCCAGTACTGGTCTTACGTCCAGCGGGAAGACCTGGTCGTGGACGGCGCGATGACCGACCCCAAAGGCGACCGTGGGAGACGGCCCAAAGATCAGAGGGATCCGGACCTCTTCCTCCGGGTGGTGGATCGGAGGCGGGATGGGGTGGTGGTGCGAGGGGCCAAACTCCACCAGACGGGCATGGTCAACTCCCATGAGATCATCGTCATGCCCACGACCGCCCTGAGCCCGGAGGAGAAGGACTGGGCCATCTGCTTCGCCGTCCCTACCCACGCGAAGGGCATCACCTACCTCTACGGCAGACAGGCCAGCGACACCCGGAAGCTCGAAGGGCCGGGAGGCCTGGACGTCGGGAATCCCCGCTTCGGCGGCCAGGAGGTGATGGCCGTCTTCGAGGACCTCTTCGTCCCGCAGGAACGGATCTTTCTCGACGGAGAGATCGATTTTACCGGCAAGCTGGTCGAGCGGTTCGCCGCCTATCACCGTCAGAGCTATGGGGGATGCAAGGTGGGCATGGGAGACATCCTCATCGGCGCCACCGCCCTGATCGCCCGGATGAACGGCGTGGAGGCCGCCTCCCACGTCCGGGACAAGATCGTGGAGATGATCCACCTCAACGAAACCATGTATGCCTGCGGGATTGCCTGTTCTGCCCTTGGACATCGGACCCCGGCCGGAAATTACGAGGTCGATCTGCTGCTGGCCAATGTCTGTAAGCTCAACGTCACCCGCTTTCCCTTCGAATTGGCTCGCCTGGCGATCGATATCGCCGGCGGCCTGATCGGAACCCTTCCCTCTGCCATGGAACTGGAGGACCCGAAGGTCGGACCTTATCTTCAGAAATACCTCGCGGCGGCCGAGGGAGTGGCCGTGGTGGATAGGATCAGGGTGCTGCGCCTCATCGAGAATTTAGTGGCAGGGGCAGGGGCCGTGGCCTATCTCATCGAGTCGGTCCATGGAGCGGGCTCACCTATGGCCCAGAGGATCATGATCGGCCGGCATGGAGAGATCGAGGAGAAAGTTAAGCGGGTGAAGGACCTCCTCGGGATCGGTTAA